A portion of the Mycoplasma sp. (ex Biomphalaria glabrata) genome contains these proteins:
- the purE gene encoding 5-(carboxyamino)imidazole ribonucleotide mutase, giving the protein MLKNKIAIIMGSKNDFFGMEDATKIFDQMGVNYDVEVVSAHRTPEWMYDFAKNAHNHYDIIIAGAGGSAHLPGMVASLTILPVIGVPIFSDKFQGVDAVMSIVQMPKGTPVATMGVNNSANAALFACKILSLFDNTLLNKLKSYKENMKENVFNSNKELKNKR; this is encoded by the coding sequence ATGTTAAAAAATAAAATAGCAATCATTATGGGTTCAAAAAACGATTTTTTCGGAATGGAAGATGCCACAAAAATTTTTGATCAAATGGGTGTTAATTATGATGTAGAAGTTGTGTCGGCTCACCGTACACCAGAATGAATGTATGATTTCGCGAAAAATGCACATAATCACTATGATATTATTATTGCTGGAGCAGGCGGAAGTGCTCATTTGCCAGGAATGGTAGCATCACTAACTATATTACCGGTTATAGGTGTTCCAATATTTAGTGATAAATTTCAAGGCGTTGATGCTGTTATGTCAATAGTTCAAATGCCAAAAGGAACTCCGGTTGCAACAATGGGTGTGAATAATTCCGCCAATGCCGCTTTATTTGCATGCAAAATTTTAAGTTTATTTGATAATACTCTTTTAAATAAACTTAAAAGTTATAAAGAGAACATGAAAGAAAATGTTTTTAATAGCAATAAAGAATTAAAAAATAAGAGGTAA